In Prevotella sp. oral taxon 475, one DNA window encodes the following:
- a CDS encoding 5'-nucleotidase C-terminal domain-containing protein, which produces MRKTTPLLVLPLILLGAGACTSHYAITGMERTRILIDKRFDATEDSSAKAFLAPYKKKVDSLMMPVVGQAACNMSAGRPESKLSNLLTDILVWGGKQFGEKPDFAVYNIGGMRASLTKGDITVGDVLNVAPFENKICFVSLTGEEVLQLFRQIAHRGGEGVSHSVRMRITADGQLRNATIDGQPIDPKAQYRIATIDYVVQGNDGMTAFTKGTDLVSPQTEENNLRYFIMNYFRECMKEGVPVCGEIEGRITME; this is translated from the coding sequence ATGAGAAAAACAACCCCCCTTTTGGTTCTTCCGCTGATCCTGCTTGGAGCAGGAGCGTGCACCTCGCACTATGCCATTACTGGCATGGAACGCACCCGAATCTTAATCGACAAACGTTTTGATGCCACGGAAGACTCTTCGGCCAAAGCGTTTCTTGCCCCCTATAAAAAAAAGGTAGACAGCCTGATGATGCCCGTTGTCGGACAGGCTGCCTGCAACATGTCGGCTGGCAGACCTGAGAGTAAACTCTCCAACCTCCTTACCGACATTCTCGTTTGGGGCGGTAAGCAGTTCGGCGAGAAGCCCGACTTCGCCGTCTACAACATCGGCGGTATGCGTGCCTCCCTCACAAAGGGTGACATCACCGTGGGAGATGTGCTTAACGTGGCCCCATTTGAAAATAAAATCTGCTTCGTAAGCCTCACAGGTGAAGAAGTACTCCAACTTTTCCGACAGATAGCACACCGTGGCGGGGAAGGTGTGAGCCACAGTGTGCGCATGCGCATCACGGCAGACGGACAACTCAGAAACGCTACCATCGACGGACAGCCTATCGATCCGAAGGCGCAGTATCGCATTGCCACCATCGACTATGTGGTACAAGGAAATGATGGGATGACGGCTTTCACAAAAGGCACCGACCTGGTTTCGCCGCAAACCGAAGAGAACAACTTGCGGTATTTCATCATGAATTATTTTCGCGAGTGTATGAAAGAGGGTGTGCCCGTCTGCGGCGAAATCGAAGGACGAATAACAATGGAATAG
- a CDS encoding S-ribosylhomocysteine lyase, which yields MKKIPSFTIDHNRLLRGIYVSRKDYVGNEVVTTFDIRMKEPNREPILDQGAIHTIEHLAATFLRNDPEWSDRILYWGPMGCLTGNYLLVKGDLQSADIVDLMRRTFDFVARFEGEIPGAAPKDCGNYLLHNLAGARLEARKFVDEVLDRLTDDHLSYPQEE from the coding sequence ATGAAAAAGATTCCAAGTTTCACCATTGATCACAATCGTTTATTGCGCGGTATCTATGTCAGTCGGAAAGATTACGTAGGAAACGAGGTTGTTACCACTTTCGACATTCGTATGAAAGAACCCAATCGGGAACCCATTCTCGACCAAGGGGCCATCCATACGATAGAGCATTTGGCGGCTACCTTCCTGCGCAACGACCCCGAATGGAGCGATCGCATCCTCTATTGGGGCCCGATGGGTTGCCTCACGGGCAACTATCTCTTGGTGAAAGGCGACCTGCAATCGGCCGACATCGTCGACTTGATGCGCCGCACGTTCGACTTCGTGGCTCGCTTCGAGGGCGAAATTCCCGGTGCTGCACCCAAAGATTGTGGCAATTATCTGCTGCATAATCTGGCGGGAGCTCGGCTCGAGGCACGTAAATTCGTAGACGAGGTGCTCGATAGGCTCACCGATGATCACCTCTCTTATCCCCAAGAGGAGTAG
- a CDS encoding porin family protein produces the protein MKKVASILFCLLIITGTTVAQERKVENRPYTDLRPFHFGVVVGAHVQDVELMNVGPQPFTREDGTVVTTHIAADQDRYDLGFTVGVLGEFRLSRHFQFRIAPAMYFGNRHLVFKNLLETNAAGQPIEQRQDLKTAYLSSALNLIFAAPRFNNHRPYVTVGLNPMLNLSGSDQAILRFKRHDFFAEVGIGCDFYLPYFKLRPELKFMFSLIDCLDPRHADRQKDRNLVPYSRSVRQATGKMIALSFYFE, from the coding sequence ATGAAGAAAGTTGCATCCATATTATTCTGCCTGCTGATAATTACAGGAACGACGGTGGCACAGGAACGGAAAGTGGAAAATCGACCTTACACCGACTTGCGACCTTTCCACTTCGGCGTGGTTGTCGGGGCACATGTGCAAGACGTGGAACTCATGAACGTCGGACCGCAACCTTTTACACGGGAAGACGGAACGGTGGTGACAACCCACATCGCTGCCGACCAAGACCGATACGACCTTGGCTTTACCGTTGGCGTACTGGGCGAGTTTCGCTTGAGCCGGCATTTCCAATTCCGCATTGCTCCCGCCATGTATTTCGGCAATCGACACCTCGTTTTCAAGAATCTTCTTGAGACCAACGCCGCTGGCCAACCCATCGAACAGCGGCAAGACCTGAAGACAGCTTATCTTTCGTCGGCTTTGAATCTGATTTTCGCTGCACCGCGTTTCAACAATCATCGCCCCTACGTCACGGTCGGGCTCAACCCCATGCTCAACCTCAGCGGTAGCGACCAGGCCATCCTTCGTTTCAAACGACACGATTTTTTTGCCGAAGTGGGCATCGGCTGCGATTTCTATCTACCTTACTTCAAACTGCGACCCGAGCTCAAGTTTATGTTCAGTCTCATCGACTGTCTCGACCCTCGGCATGCCGACCGCCAGAAAGACCGGAATCTCGTGCCCTACAGCCGATCCGTACGTCAAGCCACCGGCAAAATGATAGCCCTCTCGTTTTATTTCGAATAA
- a CDS encoding DUF5053 domain-containing protein has translation MEVIVKQQKATARQVLADVYEEINWAYLAKNYFGKSRSWLYHKFSGMNNGVTDDFSDVDRERLKNSLQDIAGRIMQAAERL, from the coding sequence ATGGAAGTAATTGTAAAACAGCAAAAAGCAACAGCCAGACAAGTCTTGGCAGATGTATATGAGGAAATCAACTGGGCATACTTGGCCAAGAATTACTTTGGCAAGTCTCGCTCATGGCTTTACCATAAGTTCAGCGGGATGAACAATGGAGTGACAGACGACTTCAGCGATGTGGACCGAGAGCGTCTTAAAAATTCACTACAAGATATTGCCGGGCGCATCATGCAAGCAGCAGAAAGGCTTTAA
- a CDS encoding AAA family ATPase, with protein sequence MQKYADYIEEIEIDSLWSGRKHVKWKLNRQVNVLSGVNGVGKSTILNKVVKCLPQGGDFVSNLLKGVHLKVQPTDATRIRYDVIRSFDRPLINAELVSKLGLVIATELDFQIFQLQRKYLDYQVDIGNRIIHVLQSGAPDAAQRAQALSEPKKRFQDLIDRLFADTGKTIIRTENEVCFSQIGETLRPYQLSSGEKQLLVILMTVLVEDCLPYVLFMDEPEVSMHIEWQKQLIDLILQLNPNVQIILTTHSPALIMNGWMDKVTEVSDITVN encoded by the coding sequence ATGCAGAAATACGCAGACTATATTGAAGAGATTGAAATCGACTCGTTGTGGAGCGGTAGAAAACATGTGAAATGGAAACTCAACCGGCAGGTGAACGTCCTGAGCGGTGTGAACGGTGTAGGGAAAAGTACGATTCTCAATAAGGTGGTCAAGTGTTTGCCTCAGGGCGGCGACTTTGTCAGCAACCTCCTCAAGGGCGTCCATCTGAAAGTTCAACCTACGGATGCAACACGCATTCGCTACGACGTGATTCGCTCGTTCGACCGCCCGCTCATCAACGCCGAACTGGTTTCGAAACTGGGTCTGGTGATCGCCACCGAACTCGACTTCCAAATCTTCCAGTTGCAACGCAAATACTTAGACTATCAAGTGGACATCGGTAATCGCATCATCCACGTTCTGCAAAGTGGCGCACCTGATGCCGCACAGCGAGCACAGGCCCTCAGCGAACCCAAAAAACGGTTTCAAGACCTCATCGACCGGCTTTTTGCCGACACCGGAAAGACCATCATCCGAACCGAAAACGAGGTGTGCTTCTCGCAAATCGGCGAAACCCTACGCCCCTACCAACTCTCCAGCGGTGAGAAACAACTGCTCGTCATCCTGATGACCGTGCTTGTGGAAGACTGCTTGCCCTACGTCCTCTTCATGGACGAACCTGAGGTGAGCATGCACATCGAGTGGCAAAAGCAGCTCATCGACCTCATCCTCCAACTCAATCCCAACGTTCAGATCATTCTCACCACTCACAGTCCGGCCCTGATCATGAACGGATGGATGGACAAGGTGACAGAGGTGTCGGACATCACCGTGAACTGA
- a CDS encoding bifunctional UDP-sugar hydrolase/5'-nucleotidase, producing the protein MKRKQILSLLLCLFALGAMAKKQLVILHTNDTHSCIMPLSENLADTAIAGRGGFLRRVEMIKEERRKHPDLLYFDSGDFSQGSPYYTLFKGDVEIELMNRMGCDASTVGNHEFDFGMENMARIFKRAKFPILCANYDFTGTPLEGIVKPYTILRRNGIRIGVFGIDPQLEGLVLTKNYGSARYLDPAHTALQMARMLKREKKCDVVICISHLGWGIGGDDDEKMIAGSRDIDLVLGGHSHTFFQELHYAPDLDGRLVPDDQNGKNAIYVGKIVLTLEKNKIRKKE; encoded by the coding sequence ATGAAAAGAAAACAAATTCTCTCTCTCCTGCTTTGCCTATTTGCTCTCGGGGCGATGGCGAAAAAGCAACTGGTGATTCTTCACACCAACGACACCCATAGCTGCATCATGCCACTGAGCGAAAACCTGGCCGATACGGCTATTGCCGGTCGGGGTGGTTTTCTGCGACGGGTGGAAATGATAAAAGAGGAGCGGCGAAAACATCCCGATCTGCTGTATTTCGACAGCGGCGACTTCTCGCAGGGGTCGCCCTACTACACGCTCTTTAAGGGAGATGTGGAAATAGAGTTGATGAATCGTATGGGTTGCGATGCCAGTACGGTGGGCAATCACGAGTTCGATTTCGGTATGGAGAATATGGCGCGCATCTTCAAGCGAGCCAAGTTTCCTATCCTCTGCGCCAACTACGACTTCACCGGTACGCCTCTCGAGGGAATCGTCAAGCCCTATACCATCCTTCGCCGCAATGGCATTCGCATTGGTGTTTTCGGCATCGACCCGCAACTCGAGGGATTGGTGTTGACCAAGAATTACGGTTCGGCTCGATACCTCGATCCTGCCCATACGGCTTTGCAGATGGCTCGGATGCTGAAGCGAGAGAAGAAATGCGATGTCGTGATTTGCATCTCGCACTTAGGGTGGGGTATTGGTGGCGATGACGACGAGAAGATGATTGCCGGCTCGCGCGACATCGACCTCGTCTTAGGCGGCCATTCGCACACGTTCTTTCAGGAACTGCACTACGCACCCGACTTGGACGGACGCCTTGTTCCTGACGACCAGAATGGTAAAAATGCTATCTACGTGGGAAAAATCGTACTCACCCTCGAGAAAAATAAAATCCGGAAGAAAGAATAA
- a CDS encoding discoidin domain-containing protein, which produces MKLTKLVGLTLASLLLTSVVHAQQPYGGCWHPDKVRNWTPQSDPNAKFNRSRVPLAQRFVEPVPMKANKNQHYGGQVTNASILFPTCSLCPSQGANNFVGYQPTYWQYMDKMVYWAGSASEGIIIPPPAGSTDAAHQSGVKMLGQVFFPPAAYGGNRMWVRQMLEKKDGKYIFAKKLFEIAQYFGFDGWFINEETGGGSTSEWEQFIKEFNEYADAAGLPQMEIQWYQAFVGVNSTILKTHKNTSQFIDYGQVKDYRSYASQLGCTEAQTMEKIYGGIETVMAGLTGYGSTLRSVFKKDGHVGSVALFCPEEHIWKDNVKTLLNTVNNQGEQAYQAMTRTFNNEATVWVNSSHDPSLEADPSGGWGGWPGISGCLIERSAISSMPFITSFCVGIGKKRFVKGVEKNQQDWYHSGVQSVMPTWRWWISQKDGLDAYIDWDEAYNFGNSIKIEGSIQPGEHLVRLYKTQIKVDNGGKLRLVYKTSLENSVEVRLGTESDVNNGMVTLSGATKTESNGWTVDEYDLTQVNGKTIYMVALNIKNASVVSNYKLQLGELALLPANYAPKAMEISNLKNETTLLEAGGDLRITWDWADNADLDHFDVYTVTANGTEKLVGQTRDEAFYVPKFARNETDEYVNVRVVPVMKDGTEKDVQVLKVDYPKLTAPTITVKTSKGYAKVGDVIVLSAKGTGKPTAWKWKLPSSLEPVGGSSASLTTPEISVKALKEGQQKVTIEATNSVGTSSKEVTVCDVMNEAEFKQVKNVALKKSIQSFSASTNEKETPKNIIDGVQSPYSYEGKWCCIGTDHNCVIDLQGSYRIYGFKIFDCKAGPENNENFDKYRIMLSEDGVNWTTAVDETGRERDNVKTDNIAPMRARYVKLNPYSEEGMTFRIWEFEVFGADFSNMTMTAPEQLILNAGETQTVTVKYDLNGDIRSSLFNCKASVMKGQVTIGALSDDAASGTITFPVTASNTVGTSVIKVTIDNGGAVKERSISVIVDDPTAKNILSGMEAELRKYAVDYSPGAAYEIFRTHKLTDGNTTEEALEVINSSCKHKQDFWAVFQAPDMWNLSKIKISIPNNNRGENDNDVAGLVNKTIEVMVSNNGVDWETVHSFDDLGEVSTLQYYLPKARKTKYLAIVSTLNPFFFPSISEIEAFEQAKGTTSSVVPLKVKQGWNADVIVEAKTAHEHANSTLDKQGWVFYTSGVQEKGAISDETGVVTTTSGNEYQLADYTANNALVLKTTFTWGLLEFEQPQNAEELHILATSTNGESSLMAIPIYDDGGQGTTERFNIDDWFGNSTGTALWGLGRIKKEKGGGFKADDIDGRYEFRLFEHKMPVDGNRKIQSLKFRSTNAGYVPTILAISMKPAVATGIDNVKSDRSAAVTGIYTIDGIKVNALVKGINIIKLADGTTKKVLVR; this is translated from the coding sequence ATGAAGTTAACTAAACTCGTAGGATTAACTCTTGCATCCTTGTTGTTAACAAGTGTGGTGCATGCTCAGCAGCCCTATGGCGGTTGTTGGCATCCCGACAAAGTGAGAAACTGGACGCCCCAAAGCGATCCGAATGCCAAATTCAACCGCAGCCGAGTGCCTTTAGCTCAGCGGTTTGTAGAGCCAGTGCCGATGAAGGCCAACAAAAACCAGCACTACGGTGGGCAGGTGACTAACGCATCTATCCTCTTTCCCACCTGTAGTTTGTGCCCATCGCAGGGTGCTAACAACTTTGTGGGCTATCAACCCACCTACTGGCAGTATATGGATAAAATGGTCTACTGGGCCGGTTCGGCCTCGGAAGGCATTATTATCCCACCTCCTGCCGGTTCGACAGATGCCGCACACCAAAGCGGTGTTAAGATGTTGGGACAAGTTTTCTTCCCGCCCGCAGCCTATGGAGGCAACAGAATGTGGGTGAGACAGATGCTTGAGAAGAAAGACGGTAAGTATATCTTCGCTAAAAAACTGTTTGAAATTGCTCAATATTTTGGCTTCGACGGCTGGTTCATCAACGAAGAGACCGGCGGTGGAAGCACTTCCGAGTGGGAACAGTTTATCAAAGAATTCAACGAATATGCCGATGCCGCAGGTCTTCCTCAAATGGAAATACAGTGGTATCAGGCTTTCGTCGGCGTGAACTCTACCATCCTGAAGACTCACAAAAACACTTCGCAGTTCATCGACTACGGACAGGTGAAAGATTATCGGTCTTATGCCTCGCAGTTGGGTTGTACCGAAGCGCAGACCATGGAGAAAATCTATGGCGGTATCGAAACGGTGATGGCGGGACTCACAGGTTATGGAAGCACGTTGAGAAGTGTTTTCAAGAAAGATGGCCATGTAGGGTCGGTCGCTTTGTTCTGTCCGGAGGAGCATATTTGGAAAGATAATGTTAAAACGCTTCTCAATACGGTAAACAATCAAGGCGAACAGGCCTACCAAGCCATGACTCGTACCTTCAACAACGAAGCTACGGTGTGGGTGAACAGCAGTCATGACCCCTCGTTAGAAGCCGACCCGTCTGGTGGTTGGGGTGGCTGGCCCGGTATTTCGGGTTGCCTCATCGAGCGTTCGGCCATCAGCAGCATGCCGTTCATCACATCTTTCTGTGTGGGAATCGGTAAAAAACGCTTCGTCAAGGGCGTAGAGAAAAATCAACAGGACTGGTACCACTCCGGCGTACAAAGCGTAATGCCCACATGGAGATGGTGGATCAGCCAGAAAGACGGTCTGGACGCTTACATCGACTGGGATGAGGCTTACAATTTTGGTAACAGTATCAAGATAGAAGGTAGCATTCAGCCCGGCGAACACCTTGTTCGTTTGTACAAAACGCAAATCAAAGTGGACAATGGTGGTAAACTGCGACTGGTCTACAAAACGTCTTTGGAGAACTCGGTAGAGGTGCGGTTGGGCACGGAAAGCGATGTGAACAACGGTATGGTAACTCTTTCGGGGGCTACAAAAACGGAGTCTAACGGATGGACGGTAGACGAATACGACTTGACACAGGTGAATGGTAAAACCATCTATATGGTGGCTCTGAACATCAAGAATGCCAGTGTAGTGTCGAACTATAAACTGCAATTGGGAGAACTCGCCCTTCTGCCGGCCAACTATGCACCGAAGGCCATGGAAATCTCTAATCTGAAGAACGAAACAACTCTTTTAGAGGCTGGTGGCGACCTGCGTATTACTTGGGATTGGGCAGACAATGCCGACCTTGACCACTTCGATGTTTATACCGTAACGGCAAATGGCACCGAAAAACTCGTGGGACAGACACGCGATGAAGCTTTCTATGTGCCTAAATTCGCGCGAAACGAGACGGATGAATATGTCAACGTGCGCGTGGTTCCAGTGATGAAAGATGGTACGGAGAAGGATGTGCAGGTGCTGAAAGTGGACTATCCGAAACTCACCGCACCGACAATCACCGTAAAAACCAGTAAAGGATATGCTAAAGTGGGCGATGTGATTGTGCTATCGGCTAAAGGAACAGGCAAACCCACTGCTTGGAAGTGGAAGCTTCCTTCGTCTTTAGAACCCGTAGGTGGCAGCTCTGCTTCGCTCACCACGCCCGAAATATCGGTAAAGGCCCTGAAAGAAGGACAACAGAAGGTGACCATCGAGGCCACCAACAGCGTGGGTACATCTTCTAAAGAAGTAACGGTGTGCGACGTGATGAACGAGGCCGAATTCAAACAAGTGAAGAACGTGGCCTTGAAGAAGTCGATACAGAGCTTCAGTGCTTCGACCAACGAGAAGGAAACGCCCAAAAATATTATCGATGGCGTGCAGAGTCCTTATTCTTATGAGGGCAAATGGTGCTGCATCGGTACGGATCACAACTGCGTGATCGACCTTCAGGGCTCTTATCGCATCTATGGTTTCAAGATTTTCGACTGCAAGGCTGGTCCGGAGAACAATGAGAACTTCGACAAATACCGCATCATGCTGAGCGAAGATGGCGTCAACTGGACTACGGCCGTAGATGAAACCGGACGCGAACGCGACAATGTGAAGACCGATAACATCGCTCCCATGCGGGCGCGGTACGTCAAACTCAATCCCTACTCGGAAGAAGGAATGACCTTTAGAATCTGGGAATTCGAAGTGTTTGGCGCAGATTTCAGCAACATGACGATGACGGCTCCCGAGCAACTCATTCTCAATGCCGGCGAGACACAGACCGTCACAGTGAAGTACGACCTGAACGGCGACATCCGTTCCTCGCTCTTTAACTGCAAAGCCAGTGTGATGAAAGGTCAGGTGACCATCGGTGCTCTCTCAGACGATGCCGCCTCGGGCACGATAACCTTCCCCGTGACTGCTTCGAACACCGTCGGTACGTCGGTGATCAAGGTGACCATCGACAACGGTGGGGCCGTGAAAGAGCGCAGTATCTCGGTGATTGTAGACGATCCAACGGCTAAGAACATTCTATCGGGTATGGAAGCAGAACTGCGTAAGTATGCTGTCGACTATTCGCCGGGTGCTGCTTACGAAATATTCCGCACCCACAAACTCACCGATGGTAACACCACTGAGGAGGCTTTGGAGGTGATCAACTCCTCGTGCAAGCACAAACAAGACTTCTGGGCTGTGTTCCAGGCTCCCGACATGTGGAATCTCTCGAAGATCAAGATCAGCATCCCCAATAACAACAGGGGCGAGAACGACAATGATGTAGCAGGTTTGGTCAACAAAACGATTGAGGTGATGGTGAGCAACAATGGTGTCGACTGGGAAACGGTTCACTCTTTCGACGACCTCGGAGAAGTTTCCACCCTGCAATACTACCTGCCGAAAGCCCGGAAAACGAAATATCTGGCTATCGTCTCTACACTCAATCCCTTCTTCTTCCCCTCGATTTCCGAGATAGAAGCTTTCGAACAGGCCAAGGGAACCACTTCGAGCGTTGTTCCGCTTAAGGTGAAACAGGGTTGGAATGCCGATGTCATCGTGGAAGCAAAGACTGCCCACGAGCATGCCAACAGCACGCTCGACAAGCAAGGATGGGTATTCTATACTTCGGGTGTGCAGGAGAAAGGTGCCATCAGTGACGAAACGGGCGTGGTGACCACCACCTCGGGCAACGAATATCAGCTGGCCGACTATACCGCTAACAATGCTCTGGTTCTGAAAACCACATTCACGTGGGGATTGCTTGAGTTTGAACAGCCCCAGAATGCTGAAGAACTCCATATCTTAGCCACCAGTACGAATGGCGAGAGTAGCTTGATGGCAATTCCGATCTACGACGACGGTGGGCAAGGAACGACCGAACGTTTCAATATAGACGATTGGTTTGGCAACAGCACCGGAACAGCTCTCTGGGGATTGGGTCGCATCAAGAAAGAAAAGGGTGGCGGATTCAAGGCCGACGACATTGACGGTCGTTACGAATTCCGACTCTTCGAGCACAAGATGCCCGTCGACGGAAACAGAAAGATTCAGTCGCTCAAGTTCCGCAGCACCAATGCGGGCTACGTTCCCACGATCTTGGCTATATCGATGAAGCCCGCTGTGGCCACAGGCATCGATAACGTGAAGAGCGATCGTTCTGCCGCCGTGACCGGTATTTATACCATCGACGGTATCAAGGTGAACGCCTTGGTGAAAGGAATCAACATCATCAAGTTGGCCGACGGAACAACAAAGAAAGTTTTGGTTAGATAA
- a CDS encoding DUF4435 domain-containing protein encodes MAKRLQEQLSSAYFQAANKMTSKRMPRRIVAYVESYDDIYFWRTVLAGFENSDRYFEVMLPSRQGRLERGKKAALMSLLAEKVGESLIACVDADYDYFLQGVTPLSSAILDNPYVFHTYAYSIENLQCYAPGLHEVCVAVTLNDRSFFDFIGFLSRFSEIIFPLFVWNIWHYRTGRHREFTLTDFNRAIELGRFPLHQSKDALSHLAHKVERKLQQLKRRHPTAESIYSEVEADLRRLGLTPSTTYLYIQGHHLFDTVVLPLLTKVCDCLVRDRETEIRRLSVHATQMRNELSSYSHCLTDIVPMLKKNKVYTDSKPFRQICKDVQRFLDKSTQTNPSFMSCEHPSGNKDVENTLI; translated from the coding sequence ATGGCAAAAAGATTGCAAGAACAGTTGTCGTCGGCCTACTTCCAGGCGGCCAACAAAATGACGTCAAAACGCATGCCGCGACGCATCGTGGCTTACGTGGAGAGTTATGACGACATTTATTTCTGGCGAACGGTGCTGGCCGGTTTTGAAAACAGCGATCGTTATTTCGAGGTGATGCTCCCCTCCCGGCAGGGGAGACTGGAACGCGGAAAGAAGGCTGCCCTGATGAGCCTGCTCGCCGAGAAGGTGGGCGAGAGCCTCATTGCCTGCGTCGATGCTGACTATGACTATTTTCTTCAAGGTGTCACGCCTTTGTCGTCGGCCATCCTCGACAATCCCTATGTCTTCCACACCTATGCCTATTCTATCGAGAATCTACAGTGCTATGCCCCCGGACTGCATGAGGTGTGCGTCGCCGTTACCCTCAACGACCGTTCTTTCTTCGATTTCATAGGCTTCCTCTCTCGCTTTTCCGAAATCATCTTCCCTCTCTTCGTTTGGAACATCTGGCACTATCGCACAGGACGACATCGCGAGTTCACCCTCACCGACTTCAACCGCGCAATAGAGCTCGGCCGATTTCCTCTACATCAATCCAAAGATGCCCTGTCACATCTGGCTCATAAGGTGGAACGAAAACTACAACAGCTCAAACGCCGACATCCGACCGCCGAGTCGATCTACAGCGAAGTGGAGGCCGATCTGCGCCGGTTGGGCCTCACTCCATCCACTACTTATCTCTACATCCAGGGACACCATCTCTTCGACACGGTTGTGCTTCCGTTGCTCACAAAGGTGTGCGACTGTCTTGTGCGCGACCGTGAAACAGAAATTCGCCGTTTATCCGTGCACGCCACCCAAATGCGCAACGAACTCTCGTCCTACAGTCATTGCTTGACGGACATTGTCCCGATGCTGAAAAAGAACAAGGTATACACCGACTCCAAACCCTTCCGCCAGATTTGCAAAGACGTGCAGCGATTTCTCGACAAATCGACCCAGACAAATCCTTCCTTCATGAGCTGTGAACATCCATCGGGCAATAAAGACGTAGAAAACACGTTGATATAA
- a CDS encoding 5'-methylthioadenosine/adenosylhomocysteine nucleosidase encodes MKIGIIVAMDKEMAQLRALLEKPQIQHHHNKEWVLGCIGPNEVVMQQCGIGKVNSAVGAVEMIDGYRPDIIVSTGVAGGADPAMKPLDVVVGTVYAYHDLYCGSELEYGQLPGLPARFEAGQHLIETALQSGGDTTLHSGLIVSGDWFVDAKEKMRHILELFPQAKAVDMESCSIAQVCHLYQTPFISFRIISDVPLNDHQAAQYFDFWERMANGSFRVVSQFLANLSRW; translated from the coding sequence ATGAAGATAGGAATCATCGTGGCCATGGACAAAGAGATGGCCCAGCTCCGCGCTTTGCTTGAAAAACCACAGATTCAGCACCATCATAACAAAGAATGGGTGCTGGGCTGTATCGGACCGAACGAGGTGGTGATGCAGCAGTGCGGCATCGGAAAGGTGAACAGTGCGGTGGGTGCCGTGGAGATGATCGACGGCTATCGGCCTGACATCATCGTCTCTACGGGTGTTGCCGGAGGGGCCGATCCGGCGATGAAGCCTTTGGATGTGGTGGTGGGAACGGTCTATGCCTATCACGATCTCTACTGCGGCAGTGAACTGGAATATGGCCAGTTGCCGGGACTTCCTGCCCGTTTCGAGGCTGGACAGCACTTGATCGAAACGGCTTTGCAAAGCGGTGGTGACACAACTCTTCATTCGGGGCTCATCGTTAGCGGCGATTGGTTTGTAGACGCTAAGGAAAAGATGCGCCATATTCTGGAACTCTTTCCTCAAGCTAAGGCTGTTGATATGGAAAGTTGCTCGATTGCGCAGGTCTGTCACCTGTATCAAACCCCTTTTATCAGTTTTCGCATCATCAGCGACGTACCTCTCAACGACCATCAGGCGGCTCAATATTTCGACTTCTGGGAGCGAATGGCCAACGGTTCGTTCAGGGTGGTGAGCCAATTCCTGGCCAACCTGTCCCGATGGTAA